A single Eubalaena glacialis isolate mEubGla1 chromosome 18, mEubGla1.1.hap2.+ XY, whole genome shotgun sequence DNA region contains:
- the LOC133077677 gene encoding LOW QUALITY PROTEIN: WD repeat-containing protein 87-like (The sequence of the model RefSeq protein was modified relative to this genomic sequence to represent the inferred CDS: substituted 1 base at 1 genomic stop codon), with protein sequence MLAQEEGLPVWEESKLSHEEEELGKEEEELSEEEDELGEEEEKLALEKEKGMPLKVLGYHLDLEGQESQLLGAHHMTMSWGTQEDVLLEKARGMFLQVMETETQTPEGLHKPKSHLPDITMEPQKPERRPKGSKXKWFLKYQDSLMGKTEGQAPAPAPAPAPALTSMPAKRPCHSEVRFSVEDWISNALIRLEAGEQLSRDSFHRPSQLLRHFTSKGYLKWMHLYNLKAIAKHLQQNLQIGHIDISQPYKGVLSPVDLKVIPPIRRKEMESWLEPFPIPEPPSPAPVLPSTTKRIQDPKAITWHLLGEPYRSAWAQQLSNVLEEMEVRPFYPATRDIFTGAHTSVEKQTLALRFQKDLRAFKGKGRPLKLPQLEKKAQPISKEKEELPQWETFVALYHVLRMLQERYAKDSAAWMDQFYHLMDLYQLKSPRIQRLLLELLQRKKLQPQETIYKKALKTKELVLGEWLFYGLFCGSSHAPAGPLEFQNVVPLPGQNRVHTIQPVGIAQYGFLELAWKRLPQVNPY encoded by the exons ccctggaaaaagaaaagggaatgccCCTGAAAGTGTTAGGGTATCACTTGGATTTGGAAGGACAGGAAAGTCAACTTCTTGGAGCACACCACATGACAATGTCATGGGGAACACAAGAGGATGTACTCTTGGAGAAAGCCAGGGGCATGTTTTTACAAGTCATGGAAACAGAGACCCAGACCCCAGAAGGCCTCCACAAGCCAAAGTCCCACTTACCTGATATTACCATGGAACCACAGAAACCTGAACGTAGGCCCAAAGGCAGCAAGTAGAAGTGGTTCTTGAAGTATCAGGATTCTCTGATGGGCAAAACTGAGGGTcaggcccctgccccagccccagccccagccccagcactTACCTCTATGCCAGCTAAAAGGCCTTGCCACTCAGAAGTAAGATTCTCAGTTGAGGACTGGATTAGTAATGCTTTAATAAGACTGGAAGCAGGAGAACAACTTTCAAGGGACAGTTTCCATAGACCGAGCCAACTCCTCAGACACTTCACTTCAAAGGGATATTTGAAATGGATGCATCTGTACAATCTTAAAGCCATTGCTAAACACCTCCAGCAGAACCTACAGATAGGTCACATAGATATATCACAACCCTATAaaggtgttttgagtccagtagACTTAAAAGTGATCCCTCcaattagaagaaaagaaatggagagcTGGCTAGAGCCATTCCCTATCCCTGAACCC cccagccctgcaccAGTGTTACCATCAACTACCAAGAGAATTCAAGACCCAAAGGCTATAACTTGGCATCTTTTAGGAGAGCCTTACAGGAGTGCATGGGCACAGCAGTTATCCAACGTTCTTGAAGAGATGGAAGTGAGACCTTTTTATCCTGCCACAAGAGACATTTTCACAGGTGCCCATACCTCTGTGGAAAAACAAACTCTAGCACTGAGGTTTCAGAAGGATCTCAGGGCTTTTAAGGGTAAAGGCAGGCCCCTCAAGTTGCCCCAATTGGAGAAGAAGGCACAGCCCATCtctaaagaaaaggaagagctgCCTCAGTGGGAGACATTTGTGGCATTGTACCATGTTTTGCGGATGTTGCAGGAGCGATATGCTAAAGACAGTGCTGCTTGGATGGATCAGTTCTACCATCTCATGGACCTGTACCAACTTAAGTCCCCCAGAATCCAGAGGCTGCTACTAGAGTTGCTGCAGAGAAAGAAACTCCAACCACAAGAGACCATCTACAAAAAGGCCCTGAAAACCAAGGAGTTGGTACTTGGTGAATGGTTATTCTATGGCCTGTTTTGTGGTAGTTCTCATGCCCCTGCAGGTCCCCTTGAGTTCCAGAATGTTGTACCCTTGCCTGGGCAGAATAGGGTGCATACTATCCAACCTGTGGGCATCGCCCAGTATGGGTTCTTAGAACTTGCCTGGAAAAGGCTACCACAAGTCAATCCTTATTGA